In Methylotenera mobilis JLW8, the following are encoded in one genomic region:
- the yajC gene encoding preprotein translocase subunit YajC, with product MFISNAYAATAPATDFTSFLPLIVIFLLFFFMIIRPQMKQAKEQRNMIAALQKGDEVVTTGGIVGKVTKVTDAFVTLEIATNTEINVQKHAIQSALPKGTIKSI from the coding sequence GTGTTTATTTCAAATGCTTATGCTGCAACAGCGCCAGCAACAGATTTCACTAGCTTCTTACCGCTAATCGTTATCTTTTTACTGTTCTTCTTTATGATTATTCGTCCACAGATGAAACAAGCTAAAGAGCAACGTAACATGATTGCCGCCCTGCAAAAAGGTGATGAAGTAGTCACTACTGGCGGCATTGTGGGCAAAGTAACTAAAGTTACCGATGCATTTGTTACTCTTGAAATTGCAACCAATACTGAAATTAACGTTCAGAAACATGCAATTCAAAGCGCATTGCCAAAAGGTACGATTAAAAGCATCTAA
- the clpS gene encoding ATP-dependent Clp protease adapter ClpS, whose amino-acid sequence MANKPHENDIALKPEVAKPKLPPMFKVLLLNDDYTPMEFVIEVIERFFNKSREQATQIMLKVHTEGAGICGIYPQDIAETKMNQVVSYARQSQHPLQCIVEMA is encoded by the coding sequence ATGGCAAATAAACCGCACGAAAATGACATTGCACTTAAGCCTGAGGTTGCAAAACCAAAATTACCCCCCATGTTTAAAGTGCTACTGTTAAATGACGACTACACCCCGATGGAGTTCGTTATTGAAGTCATTGAGCGTTTTTTTAATAAAAGCCGTGAACAAGCAACACAAATTATGCTCAAAGTACATACTGAGGGCGCTGGAATATGTGGTATTTACCCACAAGACATTGCAGAAACAAAGATGAATCAGGTAGTGAGTTACGCAAGGCAATCACAGCATCCATTGCAATGCATCGTTGAAATGGCATAA
- the secD gene encoding protein translocase subunit SecD — MNRYPLWKNIFVVFMILMGLIYAIPNLFGESPAIQVTPTKSTSKIDPALLAQVEQILQKEKIAYDGIYLDARGVKARFANTDTQIKAKDLLQANLSSDYTVALNLLSRSPDWLRSIGAKPMYLGLDLRGGVHFLLQVDMKAALDKAAERFVGDFRTALRKERVSYAGVTREGQTVQIRFTSAAELAKARKIISNQYPDLTLKDSANGEDIVLSASLNAVEQKRIQEFALKQNIQTLHNRINELGVAEPIIQQQGMDRVVVQLPGVQDTAKAKEILGRTATLEIRLVDEEKSDAMTLEKAAQGQAPIGTDAFKDREGRPILVKKNVVLTGDYITDAGPGVNGQTGQSVVNVTLDARGARVFQQVTRENVGKRMAILLIEKGNTEVVTAPVINEEIGGGRVQISGMANTQEATDISLLLRAGALAAPMDIVEERTVGPSMGEENIKRGMHSTLWGFAAIAVFMIVYYMVFGGISVLALGINLLLLVAVLSMLQATLTLPGLAAVALTLGMAIDANVLVNERIREELRSGNTPQASIHIGYDRAWDTILDSNVTTMIAGIALFLFGSGPVKGFAVVHVLGILTSMFSAVVVSRAIVNWVYGSRRKTTHLSIG; from the coding sequence ATGAACCGCTACCCGCTGTGGAAAAACATTTTTGTTGTCTTCATGATTCTGATGGGGCTGATTTATGCCATCCCCAATCTGTTTGGTGAATCACCTGCAATTCAAGTCACCCCTACCAAAAGCACCAGCAAGATTGACCCTGCTTTACTGGCTCAGGTAGAACAGATTCTGCAAAAAGAAAAAATTGCATACGACGGCATTTACTTGGACGCGCGTGGTGTAAAAGCACGCTTCGCCAATACCGACACCCAAATCAAAGCCAAAGATTTGTTGCAAGCCAACTTAAGCAGCGACTATACCGTTGCCTTGAACTTGCTCTCACGCTCACCAGACTGGCTACGCAGCATAGGTGCCAAACCTATGTACCTAGGCCTAGACTTACGCGGCGGCGTGCACTTCTTGCTGCAAGTAGACATGAAAGCTGCTTTAGACAAAGCTGCAGAGCGCTTTGTAGGCGACTTTAGAACAGCCTTACGTAAAGAGCGCGTTTCATACGCTGGTGTAACACGTGAAGGACAAACCGTACAAATCCGCTTCACTAGTGCAGCAGAACTAGCTAAAGCAAGAAAAATTATCAGCAATCAATACCCAGATTTAACGCTTAAAGACAGCGCAAATGGCGAAGATATCGTACTGAGCGCTTCATTAAATGCGGTCGAACAAAAGCGTATTCAGGAATTCGCACTAAAACAAAATATTCAAACGCTACACAACCGAATCAACGAGCTAGGCGTTGCTGAACCGATTATTCAGCAACAAGGCATGGACCGCGTGGTGGTACAACTACCTGGCGTGCAGGATACCGCCAAAGCTAAGGAAATTTTAGGCCGCACCGCTACGCTTGAAATCCGCTTGGTCGATGAAGAAAAGTCTGACGCAATGACCTTGGAAAAAGCAGCGCAAGGCCAAGCTCCAATTGGCACCGATGCATTTAAAGACCGTGAAGGCCGCCCGATTCTCGTGAAAAAGAACGTGGTACTGACTGGTGATTACATCACGGATGCTGGCCCTGGCGTGAACGGTCAAACTGGGCAATCAGTGGTTAACGTCACACTGGATGCTCGCGGCGCACGCGTATTCCAACAAGTCACACGTGAAAACGTGGGCAAACGCATGGCCATTTTGCTGATTGAAAAAGGCAACACTGAAGTGGTCACTGCACCAGTTATTAACGAAGAAATCGGTGGCGGCCGCGTACAGATTTCAGGCATGGCCAATACACAAGAAGCAACTGATATTTCCTTACTGTTACGTGCAGGCGCATTAGCTGCCCCTATGGATATTGTCGAAGAACGTACAGTAGGCCCAAGCATGGGTGAAGAAAACATCAAACGCGGTATGCACTCCACCTTATGGGGTTTTGCGGCAATTGCGGTGTTCATGATTGTTTACTACATGGTATTTGGTGGCATTTCTGTGCTAGCACTAGGTATTAACCTGCTGCTGCTGGTCGCTGTATTGTCTATGCTACAGGCAACCTTAACCTTACCTGGTTTAGCAGCGGTAGCGCTGACACTGGGGATGGCGATTGACGCTAACGTGTTGGTCAATGAGCGTATCCGCGAAGAACTACGTAGCGGCAACACGCCACAAGCTTCTATCCATATCGGTTATGACCGCGCTTGGGATACGATTCTAGACTCCAACGTGACCACCATGATTGCAGGTATTGCCTTATTCCTCTTCGGCTCCGGCCCGGTTAAAGGCTTTGCGGTGGTGCACGTACTTGGCATCCTCACCTCTATGTTCAGTGCGGTGGTGGTTTCACGTGCGATTGTTAACTGGGTTTACGGTAGCCGTCGCAAAACAACACACCTTTCAATTGGTTAA
- the clpA gene encoding ATP-dependent Clp protease ATP-binding subunit ClpA: MIAQELEVSLHMAFMDARQKRHELITVEHLLLAMIDNPTAAEVLRACGAKLETLRTELNQYIEEHTPTVIGQDDVDTQPTLGFQRVIQRAMLHVQSSGKKEVTGANVLVAIFGEKDSHAVFFLHQQGITRLDIVNFISHGVSKIGETAKPEGGEQEAEAEAAPNGALENYTLNLNSQVLAGKIDPLIGRASELERVVQTLCRRRKNNPLLVGEAGVGKTAIAEGLARRIVEKDIPDVLANAVVYSLDMGALLAGTKYRGDFEQRLKAVMKQLEEKPDAILFIDEIHTLIGAGSASGGTLDASNLLKPALSNGSLKCIGATTYQEYRGIFEKDHALSRRFQKVDVVEPSVAETIEILKGLKSRFETHHSVKYTAAALTTAAELSAKYINDRHLPDKAIDVIDEAGAAQRILPKSKQKKVIGNKEIEDIIAKVARIPPKNISSDDRNALKTLERDLKAVVFGQDKAIEALSSAVKMARSGLGQNNKPIGSFLFSGPTGVGKTEVAKQLAYIMGIELIRFDMSEYMERHAVSRLIGAPPGYVGFEQGGLMTEAITKHPYCVLLLDEIEKAHPDIFNILLQVMDHGTLTDNNGRKADFRNVTIIMTTNAGAESLSKSNMGFTTAKQAGDEQADIKRLFSPEFRNRLDATVSFTALSHDIIIRVVDKFLIQLEDQLHEKKVEATFSDALKTYLGKKGFDPQMGARPMARLIQDTIRKALADELLFGKLANGGSVHVDIDDKDEVKLIFAESNQDEAKDLATT, translated from the coding sequence ATGATAGCGCAGGAATTAGAAGTTAGTTTGCACATGGCGTTTATGGACGCAAGACAAAAACGCCATGAGCTCATCACGGTTGAGCATTTGCTACTCGCAATGATAGATAACCCAACCGCGGCAGAGGTTTTGCGTGCCTGCGGCGCAAAACTAGAAACCCTGCGTACCGAGTTAAACCAATACATCGAAGAACATACCCCAACCGTGATTGGGCAAGACGATGTGGACACTCAGCCAACCTTGGGTTTTCAACGTGTTATTCAGCGAGCGATGTTGCATGTGCAATCTTCCGGCAAAAAAGAAGTTACTGGTGCCAATGTGCTGGTAGCTATTTTTGGTGAAAAAGATTCGCACGCTGTATTCTTCTTGCATCAACAAGGCATTACACGCTTGGATATCGTCAACTTTATTTCGCATGGCGTTTCAAAAATTGGCGAGACTGCCAAGCCTGAGGGTGGCGAGCAAGAAGCTGAGGCCGAAGCAGCGCCCAATGGTGCGCTAGAAAACTACACCCTCAACCTGAACTCGCAAGTGCTAGCCGGCAAAATAGACCCGTTGATTGGTCGCGCCTCCGAACTAGAGCGTGTGGTGCAAACCTTGTGCCGTCGCCGCAAAAACAACCCATTACTGGTAGGTGAAGCTGGCGTTGGTAAAACCGCCATCGCTGAAGGCTTGGCGCGCCGTATCGTAGAAAAAGACATCCCAGATGTATTGGCTAACGCAGTGGTGTACTCACTCGACATGGGAGCATTGCTCGCAGGCACCAAATACCGTGGCGACTTTGAACAGCGCTTAAAAGCAGTGATGAAACAATTGGAAGAAAAGCCTGACGCCATTTTGTTTATTGATGAAATTCATACGCTGATTGGTGCAGGTTCTGCCAGCGGTGGCACTTTGGATGCCAGCAACCTATTAAAACCAGCGTTATCTAATGGCTCGCTCAAATGCATAGGCGCCACCACTTATCAAGAGTATCGTGGCATCTTTGAAAAAGACCACGCTCTTTCTCGCCGCTTCCAGAAGGTGGATGTGGTAGAACCTAGCGTTGCCGAAACCATTGAGATTCTCAAAGGCCTTAAATCACGCTTTGAAACACACCATAGCGTGAAATATACGGCCGCGGCACTCACCACAGCAGCCGAACTGTCTGCCAAATACATCAATGACCGTCACCTGCCGGACAAGGCGATTGACGTGATTGATGAGGCTGGTGCCGCACAACGCATCTTGCCAAAATCTAAACAGAAAAAAGTGATAGGCAATAAAGAGATTGAAGACATTATTGCCAAAGTGGCGCGTATCCCGCCCAAAAATATTTCTTCTGACGACCGCAATGCGCTGAAAACGCTAGAACGCGATTTGAAAGCTGTGGTATTTGGTCAAGATAAAGCGATTGAAGCCTTGTCTTCTGCCGTTAAAATGGCGCGCAGCGGCTTGGGCCAAAATAACAAACCAATCGGTAGCTTCTTATTCAGCGGCCCGACTGGTGTGGGTAAAACCGAAGTGGCTAAACAGCTAGCCTACATTATGGGCATAGAACTGATTCGCTTTGATATGAGTGAATATATGGAACGCCATGCGGTTTCACGCTTGATTGGCGCGCCTCCGGGCTATGTGGGTTTTGAACAGGGTGGCCTGATGACAGAAGCAATCACCAAACATCCGTACTGCGTATTGCTGTTGGATGAAATTGAAAAAGCACACCCTGATATTTTCAACATTTTGTTGCAAGTGATGGATCACGGTACGCTCACCGATAATAATGGCCGCAAGGCAGACTTCAGAAACGTCACCATTATCATGACCACCAACGCTGGTGCAGAGAGTTTGTCTAAATCCAACATGGGCTTCACCACTGCGAAACAAGCTGGCGATGAGCAAGCTGATATCAAACGCTTATTCTCTCCTGAGTTCCGCAATAGGCTGGATGCGACCGTGTCATTTACTGCACTGTCACATGACATCATTATCCGCGTGGTAGATAAATTCTTGATTCAACTTGAAGACCAGTTGCATGAGAAAAAAGTTGAGGCAACATTCAGTGATGCACTCAAAACTTACCTCGGCAAAAAAGGCTTTGACCCACAAATGGGCGCACGCCCAATGGCAAGGTTGATTCAAGACACCATCCGCAAAGCATTGGCTGATGAGTTGCTGTTTGGCAAACTAGCTAACGGTGGCAGTGTGCATGTAGATATTGATGACAAAGACGAAGTAAAACTTATCTTTGCAGAAAGCAATCAAGACGAGGCTAAAGACTTAGCAACCACTTAA
- a CDS encoding glutathione S-transferase, translating to MTLPILYSYRRCPYAMRARMALKYAGITVEIREIALRDKPAHLLQISPKGTVPVLVTLQGAVLEQSLDIMHWALQHSDPDGWLVADAEQTQALITENDASFKQALDRYKYAIRFPEQPMEDYRSQGEVFLAKLEQRLAQTEFLMGTKPTLADIAIFPFIRQFSAVDAVWFETAAYPKLKVWLNLMLSSVLFNSIMDKHPVYSSQ from the coding sequence ATGACCTTGCCGATTTTATATTCCTATCGCCGTTGTCCTTACGCCATGCGCGCACGTATGGCCTTGAAGTATGCGGGTATTACGGTAGAAATACGTGAAATCGCATTGCGTGATAAGCCCGCACATTTGCTCCAAATCTCGCCGAAAGGCACGGTGCCGGTATTGGTAACTTTGCAAGGCGCAGTGCTCGAGCAGAGCCTGGATATTATGCATTGGGCGTTGCAGCATAGTGATCCTGATGGTTGGCTAGTTGCTGATGCAGAACAAACACAGGCGCTTATTACGGAAAATGACGCCAGTTTCAAACAAGCGTTAGACCGCTATAAATACGCAATACGCTTTCCTGAACAGCCGATGGAGGATTATCGCTCCCAGGGTGAGGTGTTTTTAGCCAAGCTGGAACAGCGGTTGGCCCAAACGGAATTTTTGATGGGTACTAAGCCGACGCTGGCCGATATCGCGATCTTTCCGTTTATTCGCCAGTTTTCTGCGGTAGATGCCGTGTGGTTTGAGACCGCAGCTTATCCCAAGTTAAAAGTTTGGCTAAATTTGATGCTGTCGTCTGTATTATTTAATAGCATTATGGATAAACACCCGGTTTACTCATCGCAGTAA
- the secF gene encoding protein translocase subunit SecF, with amino-acid sequence MEFFRVKHDIPFMSYGRLTTAISMITFVLAIVFLATRGLNFGVDFTGGTMIEVNYPHAADLTKIRTTIDSIGLKDATVQNFGTSRDVLIRLPVRTGLTGAQLSDKVLGSLHAVDSSVRMSRIEFVGPQVGTELYEKGSLALLLVIAGIVIYLAMRFEWRFAVAAVIANMHDVIIILGFFAFFQWEFNLTVLAAVLAVLGYSVNESVVVFDRVRENFRKMRKASVTQVIDNAITRTMSRTIITHFSTQLMVLSMLLFGGEVLHNFALALTIGILFGIYSSVLVACPIAMWLGVNRANLMSDVEKKDGDKKETHPEPDPSEFA; translated from the coding sequence ATGGAATTTTTTAGAGTAAAACATGACATCCCTTTCATGAGCTATGGCCGTTTAACCACCGCCATTTCCATGATTACTTTTGTACTTGCGATCGTGTTTCTTGCGACACGCGGTTTGAACTTCGGCGTCGACTTCACAGGCGGCACCATGATTGAAGTCAATTATCCGCACGCTGCGGATCTGACCAAGATCCGTACCACCATTGACAGTATCGGTTTAAAAGACGCAACCGTACAAAACTTTGGTACTAGCCGTGACGTGTTGATTCGCTTACCAGTTAGAACAGGCCTGACCGGCGCCCAACTCTCAGACAAAGTATTAGGCTCACTGCATGCAGTAGATAGCTCAGTGCGTATGAGCCGTATTGAATTCGTCGGCCCGCAAGTCGGCACCGAACTGTATGAAAAAGGCTCACTGGCACTGCTATTAGTAATCGCGGGTATCGTGATTTATCTAGCAATGCGCTTTGAGTGGCGCTTTGCGGTGGCAGCTGTCATTGCGAATATGCATGACGTGATTATTATCTTAGGCTTTTTCGCCTTCTTCCAATGGGAGTTCAACCTGACCGTACTCGCCGCCGTGCTCGCAGTATTAGGTTACTCAGTGAACGAATCTGTCGTGGTGTTCGACCGAGTACGTGAAAACTTCCGTAAAATGCGTAAAGCCAGCGTGACTCAAGTGATTGATAATGCAATTACACGCACCATGTCACGTACCATTATCACTCACTTCTCTACACAGTTGATGGTGTTATCTATGCTGTTATTTGGCGGCGAAGTGTTACATAACTTCGCACTAGCACTGACTATTGGTATTTTATTTGGTATTTACTCATCAGTACTGGTGGCTTGTCCAATCGCCATGTGGTTAGGTGTTAACCGTGCCAACCTAATGAGTGATGTAGAAAAGAAAGACGGCGACAAGAAAGAAACACATCCAGAGCCAGACCCATCCGAGTTTGCCTAA
- a CDS encoding quinone-dependent dihydroorotate dehydrogenase, which produces MNTYSLARPILFQFDAESVHDFTLKTLKTAERLGALKLYPSAPICQPRQVMGITFPNAVGLAAGLDKNAAVIDGMAALGFGFIEVGTVTPRPQPGNPKPRLFRVAEAQGIVNRFGFNNLGVDNLIENVKAAKYQGVLGINIGKNFDTPNENAVSDYLICMRKVYAYASYITVNISSPNTKNLRALQEKEALSDLLATLKAEQLILAEQHGRYVPIALKIAPDLELEQVNEIADLLMLHKIDGVIATNTTLSRDAVQGMQNAAETGGLSGAPVRDKSTVVIQQLSQRLQGALPIIGVGGILSGADAVEKIAAGASLVQLYSGLIYKGPQLIRDVAQALG; this is translated from the coding sequence ATGAATACATACTCTCTCGCACGTCCTATTTTGTTTCAGTTTGATGCTGAATCTGTTCACGACTTTACTTTAAAGACCTTAAAAACTGCTGAGCGGTTGGGAGCTTTGAAGTTGTATCCATCGGCACCTATCTGTCAGCCTCGGCAGGTCATGGGCATTACTTTTCCTAATGCGGTTGGTTTGGCTGCTGGCTTGGATAAAAATGCGGCGGTGATTGATGGCATGGCCGCCTTAGGCTTTGGCTTTATTGAAGTGGGTACGGTTACCCCTAGACCGCAGCCTGGTAACCCTAAGCCACGTTTATTCCGCGTAGCTGAAGCGCAAGGCATCGTGAATCGCTTTGGTTTTAATAACCTAGGTGTAGATAACCTGATAGAAAACGTGAAGGCGGCTAAGTACCAAGGCGTGCTTGGTATCAATATTGGCAAGAACTTTGATACGCCCAATGAAAATGCGGTAAGTGACTATTTGATCTGCATGCGTAAAGTATATGCGTATGCTAGTTATATCACGGTGAACATTTCTTCACCCAACACTAAGAATCTGCGTGCATTGCAAGAAAAAGAAGCACTGTCTGACTTGCTCGCAACATTAAAAGCCGAACAGTTAATCTTGGCTGAGCAGCATGGCCGTTATGTACCAATCGCTCTAAAAATTGCACCGGATTTAGAGTTAGAGCAAGTGAATGAAATTGCCGATTTACTGATGCTGCATAAAATTGACGGTGTGATTGCAACCAATACCACGCTCTCGCGTGACGCAGTGCAGGGCATGCAAAATGCCGCAGAAACTGGTGGACTGTCTGGCGCACCGGTACGAGATAAATCTACAGTGGTGATTCAGCAATTATCGCAACGCTTGCAAGGCGCATTACCGATTATCGGTGTGGGTGGTATTTTGAGCGGGGCCGATGCGGTAGAGAAAATTGCGGCGGGTGCAAGTTTGGTGCAGTTGTACAGTGGTTTAATCTATAAAGGCCCACAGTTGATTCGTGACGTAGCGCAGGCTTTGGGCTAA
- a CDS encoding trimeric intracellular cation channel family protein, giving the protein MVDVTASTLQVSTLQVAIEIFATSAFALSGLIAGFRKQLDAFGVFVVTGVAAFGGGTLRDVLLDRRPFFWVDHANWIWLMLGVCMLAMLFMRNKHIQLTERAILIPDALGLGLYAALGTQIALQQQLPVIVCALMGVMTAVFGGVLRDIFCNEIPKAFSDYQPYAVIAFLGGLMVWLLNQLGLASWLCIFIPATLMTILRILAIHFEWRLPHWKIESN; this is encoded by the coding sequence ATGGTCGATGTCACTGCATCTACGTTACAAGTATCTACACTACAGGTTGCAATTGAGATTTTTGCCACCTCGGCCTTTGCACTTTCCGGGTTAATCGCTGGCTTCAGAAAACAATTGGATGCATTTGGCGTATTTGTAGTCACAGGCGTGGCTGCATTCGGCGGCGGCACTTTACGTGACGTACTACTGGATCGACGCCCGTTCTTTTGGGTGGATCACGCTAACTGGATATGGCTAATGCTAGGCGTATGCATGCTGGCCATGTTATTTATGCGCAATAAACATATCCAGCTCACCGAGCGCGCCATCCTTATCCCGGATGCGCTAGGCTTGGGTCTATACGCAGCCTTGGGCACACAAATCGCATTACAGCAGCAACTGCCGGTGATTGTATGTGCGCTCATGGGGGTAATGACTGCGGTCTTCGGCGGCGTGCTAAGGGACATCTTTTGCAATGAAATCCCTAAAGCTTTTAGTGATTACCAGCCCTATGCCGTGATCGCATTTCTAGGTGGCTTAATGGTGTGGCTACTGAATCAGCTTGGACTCGCATCCTGGCTTTGCATCTTTATCCCCGCGACGCTGATGACGATATTGCGCATTTTGGCCATACATTTTGAATGGCGCCTGCCACACTGGAAAATTGAGTCTAACTAA
- a CDS encoding HlyC/CorC family transporter yields the protein MDNIPISWQLGALAILLLISGFFSLAETSLMSVNRYRLKHLANQGHRGARLATFLLLKTDKLLGVILLCNNFANAASATLVTIIVVELFGEGEWTLMFGTMTVTFAILVFSEISPKVIAAAYPEKLAFFASYILYPLLKALYPIVWFVNLFVVGLLRILRVKVNFDAQAQSLTMDELRSIVTDAGHFMPKKHRTILLNLFELEKITVDDVMTAHTMIESINFDAPLEDILNHITNTHHTRLPVRQGEAEEIIGILHVRKVINQLREHYQRDDFTKEDLLEVIDDSYFIPSGTPLFTQIQQFQENHEQIALVVDEYGELKGLVTLEDILEEVIGDFNTQLPSRLGNYLQDEDGSWLADGTSTLRDLNKKLNLDLPLDGPRTLNGLILEHFEDIPEPNTSFKIGPHRLEILQTQDRIVKSVKIFP from the coding sequence TTGGACAACATACCCATTTCGTGGCAGCTTGGCGCGCTAGCCATTCTGCTTTTAATTTCAGGCTTTTTCTCCCTGGCTGAAACCAGCTTGATGTCGGTTAACCGCTATCGCTTAAAACACTTAGCCAACCAGGGGCATCGCGGCGCACGACTCGCCACATTTCTACTGCTAAAAACAGACAAACTGCTGGGCGTCATTTTACTTTGCAATAACTTTGCCAACGCAGCCTCTGCCACGCTGGTTACCATTATCGTCGTTGAGCTGTTTGGTGAAGGTGAATGGACACTGATGTTTGGCACCATGACCGTGACCTTTGCGATTTTAGTATTCAGTGAAATCTCACCTAAAGTCATCGCGGCGGCATACCCAGAAAAGCTCGCATTCTTTGCCAGCTACATTCTGTATCCGCTGCTAAAAGCACTCTATCCAATCGTATGGTTTGTTAACCTGTTCGTCGTGGGCTTGTTGCGTATACTTAGAGTTAAAGTGAATTTTGATGCACAAGCACAATCACTCACCATGGACGAACTGCGTAGCATTGTGACCGACGCTGGCCACTTTATGCCCAAGAAGCACCGCACCATATTGTTAAACCTGTTTGAGCTAGAGAAAATCACCGTAGATGATGTGATGACGGCGCATACCATGATTGAAAGCATCAACTTTGATGCGCCTCTAGAAGATATCCTTAACCATATTACCAACACCCATCACACGCGCCTACCGGTGCGTCAGGGTGAGGCTGAAGAAATCATTGGCATTTTGCATGTGCGCAAAGTAATTAACCAATTACGTGAACACTACCAACGTGATGACTTTACTAAAGAAGACTTACTTGAAGTGATTGATGACTCTTACTTCATCCCATCTGGCACGCCACTATTTACACAAATCCAGCAGTTCCAAGAAAACCATGAGCAGATTGCACTAGTGGTGGATGAATATGGCGAGTTAAAAGGTTTGGTCACGTTAGAAGACATTTTAGAAGAAGTAATCGGTGACTTTAATACGCAGCTACCATCCAGACTGGGCAACTACCTGCAAGATGAAGATGGCAGCTGGTTAGCAGATGGCACTAGCACATTACGTGATCTCAATAAAAAACTGAATCTGGACCTACCGCTGGACGGCCCACGCACGCTCAACGGATTGATTCTTGAACACTTTGAAGACATCCCTGAGCCCAACACCAGTTTCAAAATTGGCCCGCATCGCCTGGAAATATTGCAGACCCAAGATAGAATTGTGAAAAGCGTCAAGATCTTCCCTTAG